One segment of Castanea sativa cultivar Marrone di Chiusa Pesio chromosome 3, ASM4071231v1 DNA contains the following:
- the LOC142629211 gene encoding uncharacterized protein LOC142629211: MYVRGPSGFKFEESWLMWDGCEDVVTEAWSSGFVGGSALDVIRQQIAICGSELHAWGASKTHPDKEEIKLLRNRLAALDHGPSTVQARNQFVELSKTLDDLLRKQEIYWHQKARIAWMKHGDKNTKMEECLAQVPQKVTADMCEVPTKDFEAEEIRAALFQMGPTNAPGLDGNMVNEINFTYIVLIPKIKVSEKITDYRSISLCNVIYKIIAKVLANHLKQILPHVISPT, encoded by the exons ATGTATGTAAGGGGTCCAAGTGGTTTTAAATTCGAGGAGTCTTGGTTAATGTGGGACGGGTGTGAAGATGTGGTTACCGAAGCTTGGAGTAGTGGCTTTGTAGGTGGGTCGGCCTTGGATGTGATTAGGCAGCAGATAGCGATTTGTGGGAGTGAACTGCATGCGTGGGGGGCGTCCAAAACACATCCTGATAAGGAGGAAATAAAGCTTTTACGGAACCGGCTTGCTGCTCTTGATCATGGCCCATCCACGGTACAAGCCCGAAATCAATTTGTGGAACTTAGTAAAACCTTGGATGATTTACTTCGAAAGCAGGAAATTTATTGGCACCAAAAAGCGCGGATAGCATGGATGAAACATGGCGATAAGAATACCAA AATGGAGGAATGCTTAGCTCAGGTTCCACAAAAGGTCACAGCTGATATGTGTGAGGTGCCGACCAAAGATTTTGAGGCTGAAGAGATTAGAGCTGCATTGTTTCAGATGGGTCCTACGAATGCACCAGGTCTAGATG GGAATATGGTGAATGAGATAAACTTTACTTATATTGTTTTGATTCCTAAAATTAAGGTGTCTGAGAAGATAACTGATTATAGGTCTATTAGTCTTTGTAAtgtgatttataaaattattgcaaaGGTGTTGGCCAATCACCTTAAGCAAATCCTCCCACATGTTATATCCCCCACATAG